A genomic segment from Lignipirellula cremea encodes:
- a CDS encoding SMI1/KNR4 family protein has protein sequence MNATEFWAQIESWLDEHEPSMRSLIRAAATETQIAAVETATGYTFPPDLRDSYLVHDGCDSNSGLVCGIGFMSLESIRSNWEMWNDIAEDDDEDLNEPCQSVPSDAVQLKYANAGWLPFAGDSLHYIAVDYAPGPAGSRGQVINSGRDDEIRHVIAGTVSDFYTFVIQQFHSGAISVVPAENGTAPRYLRVGASDDLLTALPELLAAQ, from the coding sequence ATGAACGCCACCGAATTCTGGGCACAAATTGAATCTTGGCTGGATGAACACGAACCCAGCATGAGGTCGCTCATTCGAGCCGCCGCTACCGAGACACAGATCGCTGCGGTCGAAACGGCCACTGGCTACACTTTTCCACCGGACCTTCGCGACTCCTACCTTGTCCACGACGGGTGTGACTCCAACAGTGGTCTCGTCTGCGGTATTGGCTTCATGTCCCTCGAATCAATTCGAAGCAACTGGGAGATGTGGAACGACATTGCCGAAGACGATGACGAAGACCTCAATGAACCCTGCCAATCTGTCCCGTCTGACGCCGTGCAACTCAAGTATGCAAATGCTGGCTGGCTGCCGTTTGCTGGTGATTCGCTACATTACATCGCCGTTGACTATGCTCCGGGTCCAGCAGGCAGCCGTGGGCAGGTAATAAACAGTGGCCGTGACGATGAAATTCGACACGTTATCGCAGGCACGGTTAGTGACTTCTATACCTTCGTGATCCAACAGTTCCATTCGGGTGCAATTTCCGTTGTGCCTGCCGAAAACGGCACGGCGCCGCGCTACCTTCGCGTCGGAGCTTCTGACGATTTGTTAACAGCCCTTCCTGAGCTGCTTGCGGCACAATGA
- a CDS encoding efflux RND transporter periplasmic adaptor subunit, giving the protein MQELPGLRRLQREMLQLTTEARAQLDLVQGLLKILDGCAAPLAAFYFQRNAQGELAVVNRLRPTEEDRQSQRLARQLLAACQAACRAGEMEMRQQAAPARLLLAAPVFLCGPDPEGLGLVFAADQPPAQAALLTQMFASHLVLWHLLAGNRGSLTESRSAAAVVELQSRLLTAPDLRQACYTLAGELQTFLNCQRVAVGMRAPGGGRCRLIAVSQMAQFDSRSPTAQAMESAMDEAVLRQEATRWPPADEQQRHGALAHKKLSTLEEQQSVLSVPLIDDDQQAVGVLLILEKPTVTLDTAERFLLAAARPLAVSLAAVQRFVGGPFTRLRRASGKVVRTGKGKIALAGTLLLLGAMLLPLPHRVHCDCQLEPVTRRFVAAPFEGALEESLVKPGDLVRQGQLLARLDGRELRWKRASVSADHSQATKKRDAAQASRNYADQQIASLEIERLELELQLLDHRTANLEIRSPLDGIVASGDLERAEGAPLTMGQSLFEIAPLETMIVEVAIPDDQIASVIEGQPLDIRLDSYPGQSWRGETGRIHPRSEIRDDENVFIAETELDNSDGRLRPGMKGRARVQAGLQPLGWILFHKPWEYLVKKAAW; this is encoded by the coding sequence TTGCAGGAACTGCCCGGCCTGCGCCGGCTGCAGCGGGAAATGCTGCAGTTGACCACGGAGGCCCGCGCGCAGCTGGACCTGGTGCAAGGTCTGCTGAAAATTCTCGACGGCTGCGCTGCGCCGCTGGCGGCCTTTTACTTCCAGCGAAACGCGCAAGGCGAACTGGCCGTGGTCAACCGCTTGCGACCGACCGAGGAGGATCGCCAAAGCCAGCGACTGGCCCGCCAACTGCTGGCCGCCTGCCAGGCGGCGTGCCGCGCCGGAGAAATGGAAATGCGGCAGCAGGCCGCCCCCGCTCGCCTGCTGCTGGCCGCCCCCGTGTTTCTCTGCGGCCCTGATCCCGAGGGGCTGGGACTGGTGTTTGCGGCCGATCAGCCGCCCGCCCAGGCGGCATTGCTCACGCAGATGTTCGCCAGCCATCTGGTGCTGTGGCATCTGCTGGCCGGCAATCGCGGCAGCCTGACCGAATCCCGCAGCGCGGCCGCAGTCGTGGAACTGCAGAGCCGACTGCTGACCGCTCCCGATCTGCGCCAGGCCTGCTATACGCTGGCTGGGGAACTGCAGACTTTTTTGAACTGCCAGCGCGTCGCCGTCGGCATGCGTGCGCCCGGCGGAGGACGTTGTCGCCTGATCGCCGTGTCGCAGATGGCCCAGTTCGACAGTCGCTCTCCCACCGCCCAGGCGATGGAAAGCGCGATGGATGAAGCCGTGCTCCGGCAGGAAGCCACCCGCTGGCCGCCCGCCGACGAACAGCAACGGCACGGCGCCCTGGCCCACAAAAAACTGAGCACGCTCGAAGAACAACAGTCGGTCCTCAGCGTCCCCCTGATCGACGATGACCAGCAGGCGGTTGGCGTCCTGCTGATCCTGGAGAAACCGACGGTAACGCTCGACACGGCCGAACGCTTCCTGCTGGCTGCGGCACGGCCGCTGGCCGTATCGCTGGCCGCCGTGCAGCGTTTCGTCGGCGGACCATTCACGCGGCTGCGTCGCGCCTCGGGCAAGGTCGTGCGCACCGGCAAAGGGAAGATCGCCCTGGCGGGTACGCTGCTCCTGCTGGGCGCCATGCTGCTGCCGCTGCCGCATCGAGTGCATTGCGATTGCCAGCTGGAACCGGTTACCCGGCGGTTTGTGGCGGCTCCCTTTGAAGGCGCCCTTGAAGAATCCCTGGTCAAGCCGGGCGACCTGGTTCGCCAGGGCCAATTGCTGGCCCGGCTGGATGGCAGAGAGCTGCGCTGGAAGCGGGCGAGCGTGTCGGCCGACCACAGCCAGGCGACTAAAAAGCGGGACGCCGCCCAGGCCTCGCGGAATTACGCCGACCAGCAGATCGCGAGCCTGGAGATTGAGCGTCTGGAGCTGGAGCTGCAGCTGCTCGACCATCGCACGGCCAACCTGGAGATCCGCTCGCCCCTGGACGGGATTGTCGCCAGCGGCGATCTCGAACGGGCCGAAGGCGCGCCGCTGACGATGGGGCAAAGCCTGTTCGAAATCGCCCCGCTGGAAACGATGATCGTCGAAGTGGCCATTCCCGACGACCAGATCGCCAGCGTTATAGAAGGCCAGCCGCTCGACATCAGGCTCGACTCCTACCCGGGCCAATCGTGGCGCGGCGAGACAGGCCGCATTCACCCCCGATCCGAAATCCGCGACGACGAAAACGTGTTCATCGCCGAAACAGAACTCGACAACTCCGACGGACGCCTGCGGCCTGGCATGAAAGGCCGCGCCCGGGTGCAAGCCGGCCTGCAGCCGCTCGGCTGGATCCTGTTCCACAAGCCGTGGGAATACCTCGTCAAGAAAGCCGCGTGGTAA
- a CDS encoding diguanylate cyclase produces the protein MKIISATTRITLGLVSLTMSVWLVAYALGMLPDRRQAEIDGRAALCENVAWNCSLLASRNDTQAIELALEGLVRRNKAVQSAGVRRPDGTVLLAIGPHVNSWTLPPGKQSTPSQMRVPIFAGTADWGSIEVRFRDSAEQAGFAAWRLPPVANLGLFFAGASYLLYFFYLQKMLKQLDPSRVIPRRVRQTLDTLAEGLLVLDKNERILLANQAFAQSIGAAVEDLMGRKASDLPWESDVRGEGTEGFPWQRALHDDALQMDDLLTIVDRNQQRRTLKVSAMAVYSDDGERRGAMASFDDVTEIEKNREQLREMLETLSQSRDEIHRHNLELERIAAHDPLTDCLNRRAFFTQLETHWNLALRQNGPLACIMFDLDHFKLVNDTHGHQAGDMVLEMAAGLLRSGVRSGDLVCRYGGEEFCICLPDTELEEAFVVAEQLRQSVEKQDFNGLSVTASVGVSARSLQGASPQEMIDQADKCLYVAKREGRNRVIRFDLAADSIAQFEQQGEAPAQVRDEDSTSTDDHEPAIPFHAVTALLSALAYRDLSTADHSRRVAELCVATARRLMSASESHTLEIAALLHDIGKIGVPDSILLKPGKLTDEEWEVMNSHERIGAEIMQSTFACLKLTEILRTYRSWYGGNDAQPGAPAGEDISMSARILAVADAYDAMTHQAAYREAISREQAFAELRSCAGRQFDPEVVERLIDAVGGRDPRKSSPAIEASKSAAVSFAAQIERLSAALENQDRSGIAVLANRLNRTAVKFGSPQIAAAAAHLEAAAGEDQQLQDLVLRTNELVDLCRSAQRAWLNEAATPASQLLALPQEKKNAPPQDEKDAPPLEPDGPPLEMKTMVVPVSGFPFTFDDDRSPGEQGEDVDG, from the coding sequence GTGAAAATCATCTCGGCGACAACGCGCATCACCCTGGGCCTGGTCAGTTTGACCATGAGCGTCTGGTTGGTTGCCTACGCTCTGGGAATGTTGCCGGACCGGCGGCAGGCCGAGATCGACGGCCGCGCGGCGCTGTGTGAAAACGTCGCCTGGAACTGCTCGCTGCTGGCCAGCCGGAACGATACGCAAGCCATCGAACTGGCCCTGGAGGGACTGGTCCGGCGGAACAAGGCGGTGCAATCGGCGGGCGTGCGTCGTCCCGACGGAACGGTGCTGCTGGCGATCGGTCCGCATGTAAATAGCTGGACGCTGCCCCCGGGCAAACAGTCCACGCCGTCGCAGATGCGGGTCCCCATTTTTGCGGGGACGGCTGACTGGGGCTCCATCGAAGTCCGCTTCCGCGACTCGGCCGAACAGGCAGGCTTCGCCGCCTGGCGATTGCCGCCGGTGGCGAATCTGGGACTGTTCTTCGCCGGCGCTTCTTACCTGCTGTATTTTTTCTATCTGCAGAAAATGCTGAAGCAGCTGGATCCTTCACGCGTGATTCCTCGCCGGGTGCGGCAAACGCTGGACACGCTGGCGGAAGGGCTCCTGGTGCTGGACAAGAATGAGCGCATCCTGCTGGCGAACCAGGCTTTCGCCCAGAGCATTGGCGCCGCCGTCGAGGATCTCATGGGGCGTAAAGCGTCGGACCTGCCATGGGAATCCGACGTCCGGGGAGAAGGGACCGAGGGCTTTCCCTGGCAACGCGCTCTGCACGACGACGCCCTGCAGATGGACGACCTGCTGACCATTGTCGACAGGAACCAGCAGCGCCGCACGCTGAAAGTCAGCGCCATGGCGGTCTACAGCGACGACGGCGAACGTCGCGGAGCGATGGCCAGCTTCGACGACGTCACGGAGATTGAAAAGAACCGCGAGCAGCTGCGGGAAATGCTCGAAACGCTCAGCCAGTCGCGCGACGAAATTCATCGCCACAACCTGGAACTCGAACGCATCGCCGCCCATGATCCGCTCACGGACTGCCTGAACCGGCGAGCCTTCTTCACCCAGCTGGAAACCCACTGGAACCTCGCCCTTCGCCAGAATGGACCGCTGGCCTGTATTATGTTTGACCTCGACCACTTCAAGCTGGTCAATGACACGCATGGACACCAGGCCGGCGATATGGTCCTGGAAATGGCGGCCGGGCTGTTGCGCTCGGGCGTACGCTCGGGCGACCTGGTGTGCCGCTATGGGGGCGAAGAATTCTGCATCTGCCTGCCAGACACCGAACTTGAAGAGGCGTTCGTCGTGGCCGAACAGCTCCGCCAGTCCGTGGAGAAACAGGATTTCAACGGGCTTTCCGTAACCGCCAGCGTGGGCGTTTCGGCCCGTTCGCTGCAGGGCGCCAGTCCCCAGGAAATGATCGATCAGGCGGACAAGTGCCTGTACGTGGCCAAACGCGAAGGACGCAACCGGGTTATCCGCTTCGACCTGGCCGCCGACAGCATCGCCCAGTTTGAACAGCAGGGCGAGGCGCCGGCCCAGGTTCGCGACGAGGATTCGACGTCGACCGACGACCACGAGCCTGCGATCCCGTTCCATGCGGTGACGGCACTGCTTTCCGCCCTGGCGTATCGCGACCTGTCCACCGCCGACCACTCCCGGCGGGTGGCCGAACTTTGCGTGGCGACCGCGCGTCGGCTGATGTCGGCCAGCGAGTCCCACACCCTGGAGATCGCCGCCTTGCTGCACGATATTGGCAAGATCGGCGTGCCCGACTCCATTTTGCTGAAACCCGGAAAGCTGACCGACGAAGAATGGGAGGTGATGAACTCGCACGAACGGATCGGCGCCGAGATCATGCAGTCCACGTTCGCCTGCCTGAAACTGACCGAAATTCTGCGCACCTATCGGTCCTGGTACGGCGGCAACGACGCGCAGCCCGGCGCGCCCGCAGGCGAAGATATCTCGATGTCCGCACGGATCCTGGCCGTGGCCGACGCCTACGATGCGATGACCCATCAAGCGGCTTATCGAGAAGCGATCAGCCGGGAGCAGGCGTTCGCCGAACTCCGCAGTTGTGCAGGGCGCCAGTTTGATCCCGAGGTCGTCGAACGCCTGATCGATGCCGTCGGCGGACGCGACCCGCGGAAGTCTTCCCCCGCGATTGAAGCGTCGAAGTCGGCCGCCGTGAGTTTTGCCGCCCAGATCGAGCGTCTGTCGGCCGCCCTGGAAAACCAGGACCGCAGCGGCATCGCGGTGCTGGCGAACCGCCTCAACCGGACCGCGGTGAAGTTTGGATCGCCGCAGATCGCTGCGGCCGCGGCCCACCTGGAAGCGGCTGCCGGCGAGGACCAGCAACTGCAGGACCTGGTGCTGAGGACGAACGAACTGGTGGACCTTTGCCGTTCGGCCCAGCGCGCCTGGCTGAACGAGGCGGCGACTCCCGCCTCGCAACTCCTCGCGCTGCCGCAGGAAAAGAAGAACGCGCCGCCCCAGGATGAGAAGGACGCGCCGCCGCTGGAGCCGGATGGCCCGCCCCTGGAAATGAAAACCATGGTCGTTCCCGTTTCCGGGTTCCCTTTCACGTTCGACGACGACCGCTCGCCTGGCGAACAGGGAGAGGACGTCGATGGCTGA
- a CDS encoding preprotein translocase subunit SecA, whose product MTSPWTALWRTFLPGAAPPARRHAEWIRQIRAASTALATLSDGELAVRMTSLRERVEHGQAVTEPNILLPVFALVAAAAQRVLGIDLYDSQLLGGIVLAQGSIAEMQTGEGKTFAALLPAALHALTGQGVHVMTVNPYLAERDYALLAPVHQLLGLSVGMIQAESEPGEKRAAYACDITYGPGYEFGFDYLRDQVALLSQKKPRLGDEFQQRLQGRTPDKPQLMQRGRAVAIVDEADSVMLDEATTPLVLALGGNDPAPNAETYLLARQAAGRLEADRHFVLDPAASTLQLTQAGVELLATPEFASPRRGLDRPWRVYVEQALRADHLYRADVHYILREGEVQIVDQSTGRIFTDRSWRDGLQQAVQAKENLTITVESHSIARITRQRYFQLYDHLCGMTGTAQGSERELRDVYGLDVAVIPPHRPCQRRTLPLRLFTDVAAKERAIVEEIARLHALGQPVLVGAAAIEISERLAQQLAELQVPCQLLNGKQDADEAAIIAQAGALGAVTIATNMAGRGTDISLGPGAAAAGGLHVIATEPQESARIDRQLMGRAARQGDPGSCQLFTALDDSLYRIKSVNITPPGTADAHGEFPHATSAGSVIAHTQRQLEKTLAHVRRNLYAHDDWLEKVLQELV is encoded by the coding sequence ATGACTTCGCCCTGGACCGCACTCTGGCGGACGTTCCTGCCCGGCGCCGCGCCCCCCGCACGTCGCCACGCCGAATGGATCCGGCAGATTCGCGCCGCATCGACCGCCCTCGCAACACTGTCCGACGGCGAACTGGCCGTACGGATGACGTCCCTCCGCGAGCGCGTGGAGCACGGACAGGCCGTGACCGAACCCAACATTCTGCTGCCCGTGTTCGCCCTGGTCGCGGCGGCGGCGCAGCGCGTGCTGGGCATCGATCTGTACGATTCGCAGCTGCTCGGCGGGATCGTGCTGGCCCAGGGCTCCATTGCCGAAATGCAAACCGGTGAAGGAAAAACGTTCGCCGCGTTGCTGCCGGCCGCCCTGCATGCGCTCACCGGCCAGGGGGTGCATGTGATGACCGTGAACCCCTATCTGGCGGAACGCGACTATGCTTTGCTGGCTCCCGTGCATCAACTGCTGGGACTGTCGGTCGGCATGATCCAAGCCGAGTCGGAACCGGGCGAGAAACGGGCCGCCTATGCGTGCGACATTACCTACGGCCCGGGCTATGAGTTTGGCTTTGATTATCTGCGCGACCAGGTCGCCCTGCTCTCCCAAAAGAAGCCGCGACTGGGGGACGAATTCCAGCAGCGACTGCAGGGACGTACGCCGGACAAACCGCAACTGATGCAGCGCGGGCGGGCCGTCGCCATCGTCGATGAAGCCGACAGCGTGATGCTCGATGAAGCCACCACCCCGCTGGTGCTGGCCCTGGGCGGCAACGATCCGGCCCCCAACGCAGAGACTTACCTCCTGGCCCGCCAGGCCGCTGGCCGGCTGGAAGCCGATCGGCACTTTGTCCTCGACCCGGCAGCCTCCACGCTGCAGCTCACGCAGGCGGGCGTCGAACTCCTGGCGACGCCCGAATTCGCTTCGCCCCGGCGGGGACTCGACCGTCCCTGGCGCGTTTATGTCGAACAGGCCTTGCGTGCGGACCACCTGTACCGGGCCGATGTGCATTACATTCTGCGCGAAGGCGAAGTCCAGATTGTCGACCAGTCCACCGGCCGCATCTTCACCGATCGCTCCTGGCGCGACGGCCTGCAGCAGGCGGTCCAGGCCAAAGAGAATCTGACCATTACGGTCGAGTCCCATTCGATTGCCCGGATCACCCGGCAACGCTACTTTCAGCTGTACGATCATCTGTGCGGCATGACGGGCACCGCGCAAGGCAGCGAACGCGAACTGCGAGACGTGTACGGGCTGGATGTCGCCGTCATCCCCCCGCATCGCCCGTGTCAAAGGCGGACACTCCCCCTGCGGCTGTTCACCGATGTGGCCGCCAAAGAGCGAGCCATTGTGGAGGAGATCGCCCGGCTGCACGCCCTGGGTCAACCGGTGCTGGTGGGAGCCGCGGCGATTGAGATCAGCGAGCGACTGGCCCAGCAGCTGGCCGAACTGCAGGTTCCCTGCCAGCTGCTCAACGGCAAGCAGGACGCCGACGAGGCCGCCATCATCGCCCAGGCCGGCGCCCTGGGCGCCGTCACCATCGCCACCAACATGGCCGGCCGCGGCACCGACATCAGCCTGGGCCCGGGGGCCGCCGCAGCCGGCGGACTGCACGTGATCGCCACCGAGCCGCAAGAGTCGGCCCGCATTGATCGCCAGCTGATGGGCCGCGCCGCCCGCCAGGGCGACCCGGGTTCCTGCCAACTGTTCACCGCGCTCGACGACAGCCTCTATCGCATCAAAAGCGTCAACATCACCCCGCCAGGAACCGCCGACGCCCACGGCGAATTCCCGCACGCGACCTCGGCCGGGAGCGTCATCGCCCACACCCAGCGCCAGCTTGAGAAGACTCTGGCGCACGTTCGCCGGAACCTCTACGCTCACGACGACTGGCTGGAAAAGGTCCTGCAGGAACTGGTCTGA
- a CDS encoding efflux RND transporter periplasmic adaptor subunit, with product MNLTSRRLSLSQLFLRGCVGLAAALLLAGPALAVELEGFVEPYRTISVASDETGVIQEVFVREGQRVEAGQPLARLNSDVHQALLAIAEQSMLAEGRIDAARADVEMRRRRLEKLRSLRLEGHARQEEVDRTAGEVAVGEANLRSALEDQLNKRLEYEKINAQITRRTVKAPIAGAIIRLHKVAGEFVAPNSPDVLTLVQLDMLLANFTLMSPDSAKLQVNQTVPVRFLPGGVEATGVVEFVSPVTDAESGTVLVKIRIDNAQGKFRSGERCSIRIGN from the coding sequence ATGAATTTGACCAGTCGAAGGCTTTCCCTTTCCCAGCTTTTCCTTCGCGGCTGCGTGGGTCTGGCGGCGGCGTTGCTGCTTGCCGGCCCGGCCCTGGCCGTGGAGCTGGAAGGGTTTGTGGAGCCATACCGCACGATCAGCGTCGCTTCCGATGAGACGGGCGTGATCCAGGAAGTCTTCGTTCGCGAAGGGCAGCGGGTGGAAGCGGGTCAGCCGCTGGCGCGGCTCAACAGCGACGTCCATCAGGCTCTGCTGGCGATCGCCGAACAAAGCATGCTGGCCGAAGGCCGTATCGATGCCGCCCGGGCCGATGTGGAGATGCGCCGGCGTCGTCTGGAGAAACTCCGGTCCCTGCGGCTGGAAGGCCATGCCCGACAGGAAGAAGTCGATCGCACGGCCGGCGAAGTAGCGGTTGGTGAGGCGAATCTCCGCTCGGCCCTGGAAGACCAGCTGAACAAGCGGCTGGAATATGAAAAGATCAATGCCCAGATCACCCGTCGCACCGTCAAGGCGCCGATTGCCGGCGCGATCATTCGGCTGCACAAAGTGGCGGGCGAGTTTGTTGCGCCGAACAGTCCCGACGTGCTCACGCTGGTGCAGCTGGATATGCTGCTGGCCAACTTCACGCTGATGAGTCCGGACTCGGCCAAACTGCAGGTCAATCAGACCGTGCCGGTGCGATTCCTGCCCGGCGGCGTCGAAGCGACCGGCGTGGTGGAGTTTGTCTCTCCCGTGACCGACGCCGAAAGCGGAACGGTCCTGGTCAAGATTCGCATTGATAACGCCCAGGGCAAATTCCGCAGCGGCGAACGCTGCTCCATTCGCATCGGGAACTGA
- a CDS encoding TolC family protein, with protein MNWNFINTRILLAGGFTLWLATTAMAQPHGAWSPPPLPAPPASASPYPGSDQQPVRLPPVEDDFRPGHSSAPRVTSLPEILPLPPMSQVPATRIAPSDSSVPPAVAPLRTRPIGGAGGATSYVLPPLPEDQAVPDYASLDYDTQHPVKPETDMPASFVPWWQPATTRPLRNPTEGMAVDANSLVVDALRYSAQVRAISDNALITQASITRAAAEFDVHTFMESKFIRTSIPTGSTLEAGFNVPRLREEDGYIRAGVRKKNSLGGSFEVSQQAGLRDSNSQFFFPGQQANSRLTLGYNQPLLNGAGKAYNNSLVVLANIDTRVAANRTAAELQDHLLEVTEAMWELYQQRTVLLQKQRHLERAQVIYERLAQRRGIDSLESQVLRARAAVSLRRAELIRAGTAIRNAEARVRALVNSPDMLSNRQTELVPVEPPIHNFIPVSMDEAIYLALENRPEINTATKEIQAARVRLNVAENELMPVLDLVLETYVSGLRGQYNVGRSWADQFAVGEPSYTAGLVFEVPYQRRAAKANFQRRQIELRQLSSRLQVAIETLHADVEVAVREVETAYREMQARYVSMAAADSDVCYLQRRWEELPGDDRAASFLLADLLDAQDRLVLEEFGFSRSHVDYTLSLTRLKRATGTLLQYEEIELVKTEADCLPVIEFQKAFAAPPTAGP; from the coding sequence ATGAATTGGAATTTCATCAACACGCGAATCTTGCTGGCAGGCGGCTTCACGCTCTGGCTGGCAACGACCGCCATGGCGCAGCCGCATGGTGCGTGGTCCCCGCCGCCGCTTCCGGCGCCGCCAGCGAGCGCGAGTCCCTACCCGGGTTCGGATCAGCAGCCCGTACGCTTGCCGCCGGTCGAGGACGATTTCCGCCCCGGCCATTCATCCGCACCCCGGGTAACGTCCTTACCGGAAATACTGCCGCTTCCGCCAATGTCGCAAGTTCCGGCGACGCGCATTGCGCCGTCTGATTCGTCTGTCCCGCCTGCCGTCGCGCCGCTGCGCACCCGTCCTATCGGCGGCGCTGGCGGCGCCACTTCGTACGTCCTGCCGCCCTTACCGGAAGACCAGGCGGTCCCCGACTACGCCAGCCTGGACTACGACACCCAGCATCCGGTCAAACCAGAAACCGACATGCCTGCCAGCTTCGTACCCTGGTGGCAACCGGCCACGACCCGCCCGCTGCGCAATCCGACCGAAGGCATGGCCGTGGACGCCAACTCCCTGGTCGTCGACGCCCTGCGCTACTCGGCCCAGGTCCGCGCCATCAGCGATAACGCGCTGATCACGCAGGCCAGCATCACCCGCGCGGCGGCCGAGTTTGACGTGCACACCTTTATGGAATCCAAGTTCATCCGCACCAGCATTCCGACCGGCAGCACGCTCGAAGCCGGTTTCAATGTGCCGCGGCTGCGCGAAGAAGACGGCTATATTCGCGCGGGCGTCCGCAAAAAGAACAGCCTGGGCGGCAGCTTCGAAGTGTCGCAGCAAGCCGGCCTGCGCGACAGTAACTCCCAGTTCTTTTTTCCGGGCCAGCAAGCCAACTCGCGCTTGACGCTGGGTTATAACCAGCCGCTCCTGAACGGCGCCGGCAAGGCGTACAACAACAGTCTGGTCGTGCTGGCCAATATCGACACGCGGGTCGCCGCCAATCGCACCGCCGCCGAGCTGCAGGACCACCTGCTCGAAGTCACCGAAGCGATGTGGGAGCTGTACCAGCAGCGCACCGTCCTGCTGCAGAAACAGCGCCACCTGGAACGGGCCCAGGTCATTTACGAGCGACTGGCCCAGCGCCGGGGCATCGACTCCCTGGAAAGCCAGGTCCTGCGGGCCCGGGCCGCCGTGTCGCTGCGCCGGGCCGAACTGATCCGCGCCGGCACCGCCATTCGTAACGCCGAAGCCCGGGTGCGGGCCCTGGTGAACTCGCCCGACATGCTCTCGAACCGCCAGACCGAACTGGTTCCCGTCGAGCCGCCGATCCACAACTTTATTCCCGTTTCGATGGACGAGGCGATCTACCTTGCTCTGGAAAACCGGCCGGAAATTAACACCGCCACCAAAGAGATCCAGGCCGCCCGGGTGCGGCTCAATGTGGCCGAGAACGAGCTGATGCCTGTGCTGGATCTGGTGCTGGAAACGTATGTCAGCGGTCTGCGCGGCCAGTATAACGTGGGCCGGTCCTGGGCCGACCAGTTCGCCGTGGGCGAACCCAGCTACACCGCCGGACTGGTGTTTGAAGTCCCCTACCAGCGGCGGGCCGCCAAAGCCAATTTCCAGCGCCGACAGATCGAACTGCGGCAGCTGTCCAGCCGACTGCAGGTCGCCATTGAAACGCTCCACGCTGATGTGGAAGTGGCCGTCCGCGAAGTCGAAACGGCCTACCGGGAAATGCAGGCCCGCTACGTCTCGATGGCGGCCGCCGACAGCGACGTGTGTTATCTGCAGAGACGCTGGGAGGAGTTGCCGGGCGACGACCGGGCCGCCAGCTTCCTGCTGGCCGATCTGCTCGACGCGCAAGACCGCCTGGTGCTGGAAGAATTCGGCTTCTCCCGCTCGCATGTTGACTACACGCTGAGCCTGACCCGTTTGAAAAGGGCGACCGGCACGCTGCTGCAGTACGAAGAGATCGAGCTGGTCAAAACCGAAGCCGACTGCCTGCCGGTGATCGAGTTCCAGAAAGCTTTCGCGGCGCCTCCCACAGCCGGCCCCTGA
- a CDS encoding SMI1/KNR4 family protein yields the protein MGQIESRLDAIFGAAFNSGPAPEITVAAAEASLGLRFPPSYRQYLLRYGASLCSGFEIFGLPPVPDPGGQPQWSNTTESTLRLRPDGLPENSIQISHDGMDHGYFLQCSLSDTSFEGPVIEWGPTHGGGEIVAAGFLDFVEQQNRR from the coding sequence ATGGGCCAAATTGAGTCACGTCTGGATGCAATCTTCGGCGCCGCCTTCAACAGTGGTCCCGCCCCGGAGATCACTGTCGCAGCGGCGGAAGCGAGTCTTGGCCTGCGATTTCCTCCAAGTTACCGACAATACCTGCTGCGATACGGCGCATCGCTGTGTTCCGGGTTCGAGATTTTTGGACTACCGCCAGTTCCCGATCCGGGCGGGCAACCGCAATGGTCGAACACTACAGAATCAACGCTCCGCTTGCGGCCAGACGGCCTGCCTGAAAACTCCATTCAAATCTCGCACGACGGCATGGACCACGGATACTTCTTGCAATGTTCCTTGTCGGATACTTCGTTTGAAGGACCAGTGATCGAATGGGGGCCAACTCACGGTGGCGGAGAGATCGTCGCCGCAGGGTTTCTGGACTTTGTCGAACAACAGAATCGCCGTTAA